The following is a genomic window from Gemmatimonadaceae bacterium.
CGCCGGGCAGGTCGGCCCGCCGCTGAAAGGCGTGGGCGACCGTTCGATCGTCGGCGGCGTGCTGCCGAACACTCCGGACAATCTGATCGCGTGGCTCGAGGATCCGCCTGCGTACGCGCCGCGCACGACCATGCCGAACCTCGGTCTCTCAGCGGCAGCCGCTCGCGACATCGCCGCGTACCTGTACTCGAAGAGGTGACCGACGCTTCGACGCTCGCGAGTTGGACGGCTCGTTCTGCCGTGCGCGGCGATCGCCGCGTTGCTCTACGGGGCGGGCTGCGCGACGCCGCTCAGCACGTTCTCGCACGCCAGCGACGCGGCCGAGCGAACGGCGACCCTCTCGTGGCTCATGGTGGCGGTGTCGACCGCGATCTTCATCCTCGTTTGCGTCGTGATGGTCGCGGCGATCGCGCGCGGAAAGGGCAGCGAGCGAGGGATCGTGGGTCTCGAAGAGCGCGGACGCGGCTGGCTCCTCTGGGGTGGACTCGTGCTCCCCGTCGTCGTGCTCTCTCTCGTGTCGGTCATCGCCGTGCGCGTCATGCGTCAGCGAATTCCCGCAGAGAACGCGGTCACCATCCTCGTGACCGGCCATCAGTGGTGGTGGCAGTTGGACTACGACCTGGGCTCCGCTCAAACGCGTTTTCGTACGGCCAACGAGCTCCACGTTCCCGTCGGCCGCCCGGTCCTCCTGAAGCTGACGACGAGCGACGTGATTCACAGTTTCTGGGTTCCGTCGCTCGCCGGGAAGATGGATCTCCTCCCTGGCGACACGAACGAGCTGAGGGTCGAGGCACGCCGAGCCGGAACGTTCACCGGCGCGTGCGCGGAGTACTGCGGCGCGCAGCACGCGCACATGGCGATCACGGTGGTCGCTGAAGATTCGGCATCGTTCGCTCGTTGGGTAACGGCCGAGGCCGCGCCAAGTGTTTCGAGTCTGGACTCGACCGCCGCGGCGGGCCAGCAGCTGTTCACGAAGGGTGTGTGTGCGACGTGTCATACGGTTCGCGGCACCGACGCGCGTGGGCCGGTCGGCCCCGATCTCACGCACGTTGGAAGTCGACTGACGATCGCCGCCGGCTCGCTGACGAACTCCTTCGGCGCGATCGAGGGATGGATCGCCGATCCGCAGGCCATCAAGCCCGGGGCGGCGATGCCGACGCTCAACGCGTACAGCGGGCCCGAGTTGCGCGCGCTCGCGGCCTACGTGGCGAATCTTCGTTGACGACGAACGCGAGGGATCGATTCATGCAACGCCGGTGCAGGTCAAAATCGGAACGATGCCAGCGCTTTTTCCGTGGTGGACGAACTCCCTCGCGCGAGCATCGTTGCTCGTGGCTGCGCTGCTCGTGGTGGGACTTCCGGTGGCGCTGATGGCGTGGGTGCGCACGCCATTCGCGACCGGTGAGGGGGGGATGGTTGCCCAGCCGGTGCCCTTCGACCATCGCGTACACGCGCACTCGCTTCGCGTCGACTGCCGGTTTTGCCACGCGTCGGTCGAGCTCGCGGCGACGGCCGGTGTTCCTCCGACGACGGCGTGCGTCGGCTGCCACACCAAAGCGCTCCAGGAGTCTCCGACGTTCGCGCCCGTGCGAGCGAGTCTCGCGTCGGGCCGGCCGATCCCGTGGCGGCGCGTGAACGCGTTGCCGGACTTCGTGTACTTCGACCATTCGATCCACGTCGCCAAGGGCGTCGGATGCGAGTCGTGTCATGGACGCGTCGACGAAATGGCGCAGGTGTCGCAAGCGACGCCGTTGTCGATGGGATGGTGCGTCAGCTGCCATCGGAATCCGGTGGCGAGCCTGCGGCCGCGCGACGAAATCACGACGATGGGCTGGCTCGAAACGCACACCGCGCGATCTCGCGACTCGATCGGCGCGCGCCTGATGCACACGAACGGCGTATTGAGCCTCACGAGTTGTTCCACGTGCCACCGATGAACGACAGGGAGCGCGATGCGGGCCTCGACCGCCGCGAGTTTCTTCGGCT
Proteins encoded in this region:
- the coxB gene encoding cytochrome c oxidase subunit II, whose product is MLYGAGCATPLSTFSHASDAAERTATLSWLMVAVSTAIFILVCVVMVAAIARGKGSERGIVGLEERGRGWLLWGGLVLPVVVLSLVSVIAVRVMRQRIPAENAVTILVTGHQWWWQLDYDLGSAQTRFRTANELHVPVGRPVLLKLTTSDVIHSFWVPSLAGKMDLLPGDTNELRVEARRAGTFTGACAEYCGAQHAHMAITVVAEDSASFARWVTAEAAPSVSSLDSTAAAGQQLFTKGVCATCHTVRGTDARGPVGPDLTHVGSRLTIAAGSLTNSFGAIEGWIADPQAIKPGAAMPTLNAYSGPELRALAAYVANLR
- a CDS encoding cytochrome c3 family protein encodes the protein MPALFPWWTNSLARASLLVAALLVVGLPVALMAWVRTPFATGEGGMVAQPVPFDHRVHAHSLRVDCRFCHASVELAATAGVPPTTACVGCHTKALQESPTFAPVRASLASGRPIPWRRVNALPDFVYFDHSIHVAKGVGCESCHGRVDEMAQVSQATPLSMGWCVSCHRNPVASLRPRDEITTMGWLETHTARSRDSIGARLMHTNGVLSLTSCSTCHR